TAGATAATTAAATGATGAGAGCAGTGTTTTTCcacaacatgaaaaataaaaatatcaattcaaaaacaaatcacagaataactaacaaaacacataaaacacctAAAACTATATAACTGAAAACCATAAATTTATTCAAAGAAACTTTTAAATAACCCATGAAGCCTAaagacttgaaataaaaaaaccaGCTAGGAATTCCCATTGAAGTTGTTGTTTGCTTTGCTGAACATGTTTAGTTTTTCTCACAGTATTAAGACTTGAAATGGAAAAGTTTGCTAAATATAAAGGAAGGGAATTCccattgaagtgttttttttttttttttacatctcattATCCTAAAGTAAATGGTTAAAATACTGACTGTTCAATATTTACTTTATacatatcactgtttttactgtatacgAATAGATGGGCTAGCAATGTTAAGGTCATGGATTCAATTACCTGAAAATgtctaaactgaaaaaaatatatatcttacaaTGTAAGTCGCTTTTGTTAAAATGTCTGTTATCTGTATTTTCTGTCACTTAGACCACTGGGGATTCATTTATCACTTTGATTGATGAATTTTATTCCCATCTGTGGCTGAAGCCCCATTCTAGTCAAGTCTTCCATTCAGCCCCCATGTAACCACCAATAAAACTATTCATTAGGAaggtgttatttattattatttttttaatcttctttatTAATACTTCCGTCAAActcagggccgtgcacagacattttcaggggcagtggcccaaaccaaaaaaaggtaACAAAGGTAAAGGTTGTTACATCAAAGCAACTTTatccaggtctaaaaatatttatgataagTGATTTAACAATAAAACCATGCCaatcatttagctaaatattagcctgaaCTGGTAAGCTACAGTagctatttttttccaaaatggcaGCTATGGGGAAAAGTGAGCCATATGTTGTGTGGTAAATTGAATCAGCATTTTAACTTACCCCATTATAAACTGatgttttaatgtgatattactggtttagtttatcatatacatattatttgtagtttatttgatagggacagtgtacacgtgcaccaaatccttctctgataagaaccagaaaatgcttttcacattataatcagatatatatttccacctgtagtcactaatggccaacaaactctctgtttagtctgtttttaggaaggctacaactcTCATATTCAACACATAAattcaaaaaatcaaacaattaaatattgaaattgaaacctcatttggttggttttatgttgttaaagttaactttacgaaaagaaatataaacatataaaagattGTTTgtaaggaaattattaaattagtttttatattgttatttatttaacatgggtttgaatcagatttggtcagatggtcatttttCACCCAGAAGGTGCATCTcacccactgactcgactcgggTCAACCTACAGTACCCCAAACCCGTTGCAAACTTTGtctacattctgatcatttaaaatgatatcatatttttagaaccctttgtctacattctgatcatttaaaatgatatgaaTACTTTCATTAGGATAGGATAGATAGTTTCTTTGTACTTCTGCATaattttcccttatcttgagaACCACAGAAGTAAAAAATGGTTAATCTtgccccactctcccctatacgtattagacatttaattatttttttacagcataaatctatagtaaatactaataaacaactcatttagaacatttatatatataaatatttatatatataaattattatgatcATTTGTATTCAGCCGCAAACAGAAGGTGCAAAATAAGGTGTAAAATAAGCCCATgcggtaatgaaaattagcaatattttacatatgatttacagtttatttgaataattatgaaaaacataaaaggtgtgcattattgttgacacctagatgaacactttacagtatgttttatgaaagtaaatcattctgttcaaatgctattgagctttaaatttgtatttaaatccattcggtaatgaaaagtagcaatattttacatttgatttacagtttatttgaataattatcaaaaatatgaattgtgtgcattatagctgacacctagatgaacactttacagtatgttttatggtTCTAGCAATTTTTAAGTGGatgctgattatttatttatttatttatttattttgtattggaatagaaaaattaatttaaatatatattatattatataacacctctcttaaaataacccaataaaattaCCCAAAAGGTTGAACCCAGCGTTTTTGTGGGTTGAACCCTTAGAGTTATTAGAGTGTAATACCATCTAGTATCAGCATTGTACAATGCTACAGCACTCTTTTAgagttaattttataattttatttatttatttatttatgatgacGAAAAGTGATCGTAGAGGGTGGTGAGCTTTGTGGGCTGAAAGACCTCCCTCAACACAGACCCTTCAGCCCAGCAGAAAGATTGAGAATTAGAAGTGAGCAACAGAACAAGATGAAGTTCACTCTATTTGTTGCCATTCTTTTCTCTATAGGATGGATGAGTGCTGTGGTAAAAGGTgagatttgatcattttaattcctGAGCTCTTTGGTTAAATATTGTGGCTTGACCTCAGTAACTTTCACTTGACTGAAAAGTTGAGCTGACATTATAGCTTTATAAGAGAATGTACATTTGAATCTTATACTGTTAATGTAATGATTACTCACCTGAATACAATGATGTGTTTCTCCAGTACATGATGGACCTTCACCTGATTGTTGTTTAAGTGTGTCAGACACCAAAACTCCAGTTCACAACATTAAGAGTTATTCTATGCAAGCTGCACCGCCATGTCCTATCAGAGCAATAAGGCAAGTTCAAAGCTATTATATATTACAACTGATATTGTGGGTAATTAAATATTGACAGCTAATCAATTCCCCCCTAACAGATTTTACACCATGAAAGACAAAACTATTTGTTCAGATCCAAACGACAGTTGGACTAAGAAAGCAATAAATCATGTGGATAAGATGAACTCTCGGAAACATCCCAAAGAGCCTACAACATGCTATACAAGTGCAACAAACTTGATCCCAACCACAACTTCAACAATCAAAACACCAGGAACAGAGACAGAGACCAGCACGAGTACACCTGTAACACCAATAGTGACGACCATCAAAACATCTGGTTTTAGTAACTTTCACTCACCTGAAATGTAGAGAAGTTGAGCCGACATTGTAGCTATGATGTATGATGATGTTCTTCTTCAACAGGTGATGGACATCCAGTAGACTGCTGTAATACTGTGACAAACTCCAGAATATCAGTTGAAGACATTTTGTATTATGACATGCAAAACACAAATCTATGTCCTGGAAGAGCTGTAAGGCAAGTTCagagttaaataaatacaaaccataatttaaactacacacacacaaataaataattacataaataaataaagaaagataaaaaaaaaatcaatgtattataaatcaacaatattactgtattattctgtattataatattgtattatcctgtgttattcttatttttaatgttcagaTTCTACACCAAGAAAAACATAACTATTTGTTCAGATCCAGACAGCATCTGGGCTAAAAAAGCAAAGGCGATAGTGGATGGGAGGACAACAATCAAAACATCTGGAccagaaacagagaaaaacaaaacatccatACAACCAACTTCAGTGTCCAAAGACAACCCAGAATCTTCTCAGAGTACTGCGACAACATGTAAGACAGGTGAAACAGTAACATTTAGTAGTTGGTGAGGAAAGGTTGTTGAGAGTATGTAGGCCATACtgacatgaaaaacaatgtttaccGCTTTATAAATAATAACGAAAAACAATGTTTACcgctttataaataataagtcTCTGCTTCTGGTTTTATTACAGTCACATCATCTGCAACCAAGGACTGCTGCCTAGcagtaac
Above is a genomic segment from Cyprinus carpio isolate SPL01 chromosome A2, ASM1834038v1, whole genome shotgun sequence containing:
- the LOC109111425 gene encoding uncharacterized protein LOC109111425 isoform X1, with product MKFTLFVAILFSIGWMSAVVKVHDGPSPDCCLSVSDTKTPVHNIKSYSMQAAPPCPIRAIRFYTMKDKTICSDPNDSWTKKAINHVDKMNSRKHPKEPTTCYTSATNLIPTTTSTIKTPGTETETSTSTPVTPIVTTIKTSGDGHPVDCCNTVTNSRISVEDILYYDMQNTNLCPGRAVRFYTKKNITICSDPDSIWAKKAKAIVDGRTTIKTSGPETEKNKTSIQPTSVSKDNPESSQSTATTFTSSATKDCCLAVTKNKPTFREVVDYKVQETPLCSVRAVRFITVGNKKICSSPVEDWVQDYIQNLNRRRKTIDERDKNAMIRIKDSNTNNYFCLKKEQSKYFCVKQP
- the LOC109111425 gene encoding uncharacterized protein LOC109111425 isoform X2, with the protein product MKFTLFVAILFSIGWMSAVVKVHDGPSPDCCLSVSDTKTPVHNIKSYSMQAAPPCPIRAIRFYTMKDKTICSDPNDSWTKKAINHVDKMNSRKHPKEPTTCYTSATNLIPTTTSTIKTPGTETETSTSTPVTPIVTTIKTSGDGHPVDCCNTVTNSRISVEDILYYDMQNTNLCPGRAVRFYTKKNITICSDPDSIWAKKAKAIVDGRTTIKTSGPETEKNKTSIQPTSVSKDNPESSQSTATTFTSSATKDCCLAVTKNKPTFREVVDYKVQETPLCSVRAVPFITVGNKKICSSPVEDWVQDYIQNLNRRRKTIDERDKNAMIRIKDSNTNNYFCLKKEQSKYFCVKQP